Within Aspergillus oryzae RIB40 DNA, chromosome 2, the genomic segment CTGGCGGGAATGACAGCGACCACCGTCATTCAGCCAATTGACATGATCAAGGTGCGCCTTCAGTTGGCAGGGGAGGGTGTACGAACTGGCCCTCGCCCGACCGCGTTCGGCGTTGCCCGCGACATCATTGCCGGCGGAAAGATCCTTGATCTCTATACTGGTCTGTCGGCAGGCTTACTCCGCCAGGCCGTTTACACTACTGCCCGCCTGGGTTTCTTCGATACTTTCAGCAAAACGCTCAATAAGCGCGCCGAAGCCGCAAATAGGAAGATCACTTTCGCGGAGCGCGCCGGTGCGGGCCTTACCGCTGGTGGAATTGCTGCTATGATTGGTAATCCCGCTGACTTGGCCCTCGTACGCATGCAGTCAGACGGCCTGAAGCCCCTAGAGGCGCGAGCAAACTACCGTTCGGTGGTGGATGCACTCTTCCGCATTTCGAAGAATGAGGGCATCCCGGCCTTGTGGGCAGGAGCTTTGCCAACCGTCGTGCGGGCTATGGCTCTCAATGTTGGTCAATTGACTTTCTTCGCTGAGTCTAAGGCTCAGCTGAAGGCTCACACGTCCCTGTCGGCTCAAAACCAGACCTTTGCTGCTTCCGCTATCGCTGGTTTCTTCGCCAGCTTCCTTTCTTTACCCTTCGACTTCATCAAAACTCGTCTGCAGAAGCAACAGAAAGACCCTAAGACCGGCCAGGTGCCGTACAAGGGTGTGTTGGATTGCGCTCGCAAAGTTGCCAAGGATGAGGGTTGGTTGAGGTTTTACCGCGGATTCGGGACGTACTATGTGCGGATCGCACCCCATGCGTTAGTCTCCCCACTCCCCACGCCGTTTTTTTCTTAAGTGCTTATCACTAACCCCACGGACCCACTTTAGGATGGTCACGCTTATCGTGGCTGATTATCTCAACCTCATTACCAAGTAAACGAGTCAACATTCATTAAGCGGACGACAGTTCAACAGTCTCTTGGTGTAGAGAAAGAAGCGTGTTGAGTTTCGCTCGAATGTCTCGACTTTAATAACTGAGTGACTGGTCTCTCTCGCTATCGGACCTGTGGACGTTTACTTCCTTTTCACCCTCCGGGAACTGCCGCGTCCAGAATACAAAATGCGACCGCAGCAGAATCACCCAGTTCTAGTGATTCTAAAGCTCCGTGTTGATAGAATAGCCCACGACTTGTTGTTCAGCTTAAATGTTTTAGCCAACTGTCTATCGGACATGCATCGAGGATATCAGCACATTGTTGAGAAGAAATGTGTCTGTCCCATGACGACTTCGAGGCAATCGCCCCCTGGAAAATACCCCTGTTAGTGCGTTTTTAatcttttttccttcgtattttttcttcttttctgatgTTGGTACTGTTTACTGCGGGCGCACTGGAGTTTTACTTGGTTCTCTGTTCCCTCATGACAAGCTTCGTGGCACATATGGAAATCATGGCTTATGCTCCAGCTTTCGGGACGGCTGTTGTATGTACTCCAGGAGACATTTATGGTTGCCAGGCATGGTTGAGTACGGATCAATCAGTTAAATCAATACTCAGAAGAGGTTTGTTCAATAACAAGCTAGAATAATTCCAACGCCGTCCGGTTTCTAGTGAATTTACAGAAATAATATTCGAAATAATCATCAACTAATCATCATCGACAGGAGCTGTGCTCATCTCCTGTTTGATTCGTACATGATCTTGGCTGCTGGAACTTTCCTTATTCTGCctatcatcctcatccgATGTCTCATCCGAATCCACATCCATCTCATTTGCGTCCTCGGCCCCATCATCGTCAACAAGAGTGATCCCACTTTTCCTCGCCCCAGACCGTCTCCTCCGCGCCCCGTCGGACAActcatcttcttccgcttcccGTCTCAACGCTGCTTCGTGTCTGCGTACCCTCCTAACCAAAACAGGATCCGGCCGGAGATCAGCCGCAGTCAGGACGACTGAGCACACCGGACACTTGACGGAGCGAACACGACGCGCGCTGCGGCCGGCGGCTCCCGCCGGTTGGGGCGCGGGAACAGTCGTCGAACTATGCGCAATCATATCTTCAATCGCTTCGCGTTCAAAGCTATGCGGACATTTGGAACTTGTCACAGGGTCCCGGAAGTAAAGTAAAGTAAGAGGGCACTTGAGCGATATGCGCTCGCTCTCGATGGCGATCTCATCTGAGTCCGCCGGGGAAGGAGATCTCCGACGACGCGTGCGCCGGGCCGAAGAATCGGCCAATTGCGCCGAACCCGTAGTTGGATCTTCCAGATGTGAGAACCACGTCGATGCATGCGGTAGTGGAGGAATATCTTCGCCGGGGTGTTTCGCTTCGTGTATAATCCGATAGAACCCAATGTAGGCGTTATTGGACGAGTATCTGGTGTATAAACGTCCCAAtcagcctcatcatcaatcaactcaccaaaagcaaaaaagaacaacaacaacaaaaaaaaaccccccaTACATACCTCTCCGTCAAAGAAAGCTTATCCCAATCCGCATAGTTCTCCCCAAGTAACTTatccaacctcctcgacggCGGCACACTTTCCTCccccctttcctcctccgcttCCTCATAATCtccatcctcctcgtcatcatcaccatcttcctccccacccCGCCGTCTAGTCGTCCTCCTCGTACTCCTCGTACTCCTCCCAAAACTACTCTCCTGCTCAACCTCCCTCTCAATCGTCCCAAGAAccccaaccaacccatcaaCCCTAACCTCCCCATCAATCGTCCCCCGCATCTGCCCCTCCAAACGTTCCGTAGCACCCTcaaccctctcctccaactccctCAGCCTCTCCTCCCAATCATCCGTATCCCCCTGCTGCCGCGCCCcattctcctccccctcattaaaattcttcctctccccccTCCGCTCCTTCAACCGCTGCAACCGTACCCGCGCATCAGTAAGCCGCTCATTAACCTCCCCAGCCGAATCGGTGAGTTTCTCCTCCGCGTGCTGAAGATGCGTCTTCAATGGTCGCAGCGAGTTCGATTTAAGGAGTGATAAGAGCTTGATTTGGGCTGCGCTGTGGAGGGGTGCGATTGGCGCTTCGTAGGCTGGGAGTGGGGGGGTTGTGGCTCGGGGTCTTTGGCTTTGGCGTTGGGCGCTGCTTGGGTGTCGTGATCTGTGTTGGGAGGAActgggggttggggttggagtggtcattgcttttctattttcctCTTGATTTGATTCTTTGGTCGTTGTGGTGCTGGTTGTGgtgggtggttttgggggggTTGTTGGTAGGTGGGTTTCTGGTGAGTTTTGTTGCGCACTTGGATTTGGTATATGGGCGATGTGCGACTTGGTATTTTCGAGGTGAATTGGAGAGCGAGGACTTTTGTCCTGCTGTTTTTGGTGGAAGAATTAGTATTGGAGTATGGGTTCGTTGATAAGAGATCATACGCGACGCGACGGCGCTAGGCCCGTTTAGGTTATACATATTTCTGGCCGGGCTTATAGGCAGAGAGGTTAAAGGTTACGGTTACTTAACGGTAGTACAGTACAATtggatttattattattatatatgCCATCAGATTGGCCTAGGCTTATTGTGGAATGTATGGTACATAGCAACTGAGCTATTTCTTAATTGACATGTACAATATGCGCCCAAGAACTTTAGAGAAAGATTGGGTGAATAGATGGTCAAAAAAGTATACATATCTAGGAAAGCTAGACCTTGTAGAAGCAGAATGCGTGGTAGAAACCTGTCCATGTTAGCAAGCAGATCGTTTCTGACCATGATGAATACTCACTAgctgcctccttctcttcttcggtcATGAGCAGGGCGCCAGTGTTTCGATCTCTAACACCCATGCGTTCACTTAGGGGTCCCAGCTCTTGATCgtctttctcgtctttcCAGACTTCCAGGAACGGTTTCCGATACTGGAGCTCGAGGTTGTAATCCTCCGTTAATCTAGGACAGTCAGTCGATTGTACCGTGATAGGCGGACCGGCAGACAAAACTTACGCTCGAAAAGCTTCCCATGGCACAACATACTCGGGGATTTCCTCTACAGCCTCTTCCATGAAATAGCTGTACTTCCATCCGAAAGGAGGTCGGAAGATTCCATCTTCAGGTGTATCGCCCGAAAATCGAACTCTGTAGATCGAATTGCCCCATTCAATCTTGTTatcgtcctcttcaacctcaccgTCCTCGGGCTCTGCCTCCTCCTTTTTCGCTGCAGTCTCACGTTCCTTTCGCTTCGCGTTCATCTCCGCCACTCGTGCACTGATGATGTCCGAATTGGGGCAAACTCCCAAGAATCGGCCACCCTTCTTCAGACACCCAGCTACATTGCGCAGCATCTGTCTTGCTTTCTCCTCGCTTTCAAATGCGTAATGAATTGTGAACATAGAAGCTACCACATCGAAACCACCGCCGCCCCAGCGTGAACTCATCACCGATCCACCTGGCCCGGCATTGGGGTCAATACCTACTTGCTGAACAATAGGGACATCCCCCAGATACTCCCCAAAGCAATCCTTAGGAGCGAATTCAGCATGGAAGAGAGGCCCACGTCGCCCCCGTGGGCCACGCCCAGTCCGCATACCATTGTAACGCTCGCGCGCTTGGACGATAGAAACCTCGGCTGGATCGAGGCCAACATAGAGGTCCACTGGTTGAGGAGCTAGTTGCCATTTGCCCAAATCACCCCCCTTACCACACCCCAGATCTACAACTAAAAGACGTTTATCCTCCATGGGGGGTGGGGCGGTTTCATCCGCCCAGTCCTTGGTGCCAATGGACCTAGCCACGAACTCCTCATCCGGTGAGAACTTCTGAATGAGGGTACTCTTGATCCAGTTGTTGAAGCTTCGTAGGCCTTTAATCTTACTCTCGGTCTTTCGCCACTCTCTTCCGCGCTGGGGCACAGCATTGTAGTGGTGACGGACAATGTCAGTCACCCCACGGTTCTGAGAAAATCGCATAGCTTCCTCTTGCTGGGAacgctctctttcttcctgtctcCGACGTAGAGTTTCGCGATCTACCAAGCCCATCCGggcaccaccaccaggacGCTTGCGCTTGCGCGCCTGCGCGTCGGGCGATGGAGAGCGCGGTGGAGCGAGCGGTGAGGGAGATCTGTTTGATGATTCATTGCGATTGTGCTGCTGCGCCGTCTCGTTCATGTCGCGACGAGCGTAAGCTGATGGGGGTGTTCTGCCGCGCTTTCGTAGTTGTTGATGTCGTTCCTGGAGACGCCTGCGCTTGGAATACCCAGGTCTTGGTTCCTCCTGTACAGCCTGCTACTTCATTAGTTTCTGATTCGTTATCGTATATCTGTTGTGTTCTGGCTAGCTACCGTAGGGGAGGCAAGAGCTCCGTTGTGAGCCTCGGTAGACTCTGGGGCTGGACTGGCAGCTTGTGGGCTAGACATTTTGGCGTTTCTAGGTGATGTATATGCGTCTGATAATTTCGATGGCTTCTGCCCTGTTTTCTCGGATTCTATTGAAGGTGGAGGTGGACCGCGAGGaatttgttcttgatgaGCGGACGTCGTGTGTCGCACCGCGGACTGCGTCGTCGGGGAAGGTCCGCCGAGAACCTGATGATAATGCCGGTCCGATTAGCAAGGGGGCTTGGGCTTATATGAAGTGAATCACAAAAGCTCGGAAAAGTGAGTTAAATTTTTCtctggaaaaaaaagtccgAAGTTGAAATCATATATCGGCATGCAAATGCTCTGCGGATGGACATAAACTAGGCGGGCATTGAGAAATTCCAAAAAGGCAAGGAAATGGTCTTCACAAGACATAGCACAGGACACTTACCGAAGGAAAAGACTCTTGCGCCGGTGGATTATCTAGAGTCGAAAGGGATTGAGCAGATTGGGGTTGCGTTGGGGGTATTGCCGATGATTGCTGAGCCTCCCATGAGTCCCGTGCAGGATCATACATACTGCTGCTCTTGCCCTTGCCTCCGCCTTCCGCACCCTGCGCTTGCGGGTTCTCATCAGCCATGACGCGCGGTTCGGGTAGTTGTTATTCTTCGACACTTTAGAAAATTCATGACTGATGAGTGAAACTTGTCTAAATGAAGAGTGAAAGGAACAGCTCACGAAGATACACCCTTTCCTGGACCTGGTTATGGTTATGTCTGCGTTGCGCAAACCGGATGTCCTTTGACCGCATCCGGGAGTCGATCATCTCGAGTacatcattgtcttctttgttcacTGTGGCAGTGTCACCGTGAAGTGACTGTCGAAGGAAAGGTAGCGTTATATCTGCGTTGTATATTGGCTCATTTTTGCCCAACATTCAAATACCAAAACGGGGGCTGGCGAAACCCTATGATTATATTCTACGGGAATGAAGCAAAAGAGACATCATTCTACGTGTTTCAACTTACATCATGGAGTAACAGGCTTAATGGTGTAACCATCAACTCTCCTTCACGTCTTTCTTCCGACTTCTATGACTTATTCCCAACTGACAACATACATCACTGTATGGAGGTTGTCAGGACACAGAGAGTCAGGACCGGCAGACTGGCACAATGGCTTAGCGCATTTTTATGCAAGATGTAATTGAGCAATAAAATAACTCGCTCTATGGTATGTTTAGGTACTGTACAAATAGACATTAACGCGTGATAACCAATGCCTGTAACGCCACGCTCGCATAACTAGAACAGACCCAAGAAACAATGAAGATCAAAATTATGGCGCAGTTGGTTTCTTTGGAGACTTGACATTTAGTACTTGTCTCATTCGTCGCAGCTTTGCCCACCATTCGCGGTCGCTAGCCTTTTTGGCTTCATTGTTTGCTTCGTCAACCGCTAGACCATCCGCAGAGGGAGTTTCGGAAACAGCACGGCTATCCACAGACACTGTGGATCTTATATGTCGGCGATGTTTCACTTTGAGCGCTTGAGCCAAGAGTTCCCATCCACTGCGCAGCTCGGCTGACTTCTCAGATGACTTTCCGGTACCGCTTTGAGCCTTGCCGCTGACCCATGGGCAGTACTCCATATGCTCGGTAGCAACGTCGAGTGCATCATAAACAGACACATCaccgttgttcttcggttTGTACATCCAGAGTCCCAGGCGCCGGAAGCAGGCACCGCAGCCTGCCAAACCTGCCGCACCATCTGCGACGGAGTCCCACCCAAAGAAGGCAAGCGCAAAAGCCGTTCTATTAATCGAGATTCCTCGATTAGACGGACTTTGAACGGAAGCCAGTTGGTTTTCA encodes:
- the abd1 gene encoding mRNA (guanine-N7)-methyltransferase (mRNA cap methyltransferase), whose product is MADENPQAQGAEGGGKGKSSSMRLQERHQQLRKRGRTPPSAYARRDMNETAQQHNRNESSNRSPSPLAPPRSPSPDAQARKRKRPGGGARMGLVDRETLRRRQEERERSQQEEAMRFSQNRGVTDIVRHHYNAVPQRGREWRKTESKIKGLRSFNNWIKSTLIQKFSPDEEFVARSIGTKDWADETAPPPMEDKRLLVVDLGCGKGGDLGKWQLAPQPVDLYVGLDPAEVSIVQARERYNGMRTGRGPRGRRGPLFHAEFAPKDCFGEYLGDVPIVQQVGIDPNAGPGGSVMSSRWGGGGFDVVASMFTIHYAFESEEKARQMLRNVAGCLKKGGRFLGVCPNSDIISARVAEMNAKRKERETAAKKEEAEPEDGEVEEDDNKIEWGNSIYRVRFSGDTPEDGIFRPPFGWKYSYFMEEAVEEIPEYVVPWEAFRALTEDYNLELQYRKPFLEVWKDEKDDQELGPLSERMGVRDRNTGALLMTEEEKEAASFYHAFCFYKV
- a CDS encoding uncharacterized protein (predicted protein) encodes the protein MADQLPFQEIIQTPEPFDLETIIKILPDDFERLEEHTEIAVPQTPQRVDENQLASVQSPSNRGISINRTAFALAFFGWDSVADGAAGLAGCGACFRRLGLWMYKPKNNGDVSVYDALDVATEHMEYCPWVSGKAQSGTGKSSEKSAELRSGWELLAQALKVKHRRHIRSTVSVDSRAVSETPSADGLAVDEANNEAKKASDREWWAKLRRMRQVLNVKSPKKPTAP
- a CDS encoding SUMO ligase MMS21 (predicted protein) — encoded protein: MIAHSSTTVPAPQPAGAAGRSARRVRSVKCPVCSVVLTAADLRPDPVLVRRVRRHEAALRREAEEDELSDGARRRRSGARKSGITLVDDDGAEDANEMDVDSDETSDEDDRQNKESSSSQDHVRIKQEMSTAPVDDD
- a CDS encoding putative mitochondrial dicarboxylate carrier protein (mitochondrial oxoglutarate/malate carrier proteins), with protein sequence MASPTTKESQAAMDFLHHPYTRAALPFINGGLAGMTATTVIQPIDMIKVRLQLAGEGVRTGPRPTAFGVARDIIAGGKILDLYTGLSAGLLRQAVYTTARLGFFDTFSKTLNKRAEAANRKITFAERAGAGLTAGGIAAMIGNPADLALVRMQSDGLKPLEARANYRSVVDALFRISKNEGIPALWAGALPTVVRAMALNVGQLTFFAESKAQLKAHTSLSAQNQTFAASAIAGFFASFLSLPFDFIKTRLQKQQKDPKTGQVPYKGVLDCARKVAKDEGWLRFYRGFGTYYVRIAPHAMVTLIVADYLNLITK